CACCAAATCAGACAACATATCGGCGTAGATAGTCCATTCTAGCCGGGTGCTTGAGCTTCATGAGAGCCTTCACTTCATATTTCCGAACCATTTCCCTTGAGATATTCAAGTTTCCAGCAATTTCACCTAGAGTTCTGTCCCCTTTCCCATCCAGCCCGTATCTCTGTCTGATAACTAAACTCTCCTTAGGCTTCAGAGAATCAAGCTGCAAATTTTGCAGAAAGTAACACTAAGTTACCCAAGGTAGTATGATAACAAACAATTGATTTCAACTTGGAAGTGCCTTGTGCTTATGCATTTTAAGAAAATAAGTTAAGAGAGATTAACATCAACAACAACTTTTCGATATCTTGTTAGTCTACTAGTACAAGAAAGATTGGATATGCGAGTTATGAATAGATAAGCAGTTACCACGTCATCAAGAGCAAGCCTGAGAAGAGCTGGTTGCCTCCGGTTATCACCTCCATCGGTGTCGGTGATCCCATCAATGAACTCTTCTTGAGTAACTGGATGCCTTGAATGCAGAGAGTAAACGGGTCTTGAAGCCCTCGTTACTTCTCGATACCTCTCCGGGGAAATACCCACCCTCTCGATAACTTCTTCATCTGTTGGTTGTCTTTGATTCTCAATCAACAACTCAATTTTCGCTTTCTGGATATCTACTCTGACCTGCAGGGATGAGAACTTAATTTAACACTTAATGTGTTTTTTTAGGATGAAATGGATGAAGGAAACTAAGCTTAAGTGTGAATAGAACTTACTGATTCGAGGCCAAATGGTACTCGTGTAAAGCTTGAAAGTGTCATTGATCTTACTATAGCATGCCTAATCCAAAAAAGGCTGTAAGTAGAGAGCCGGAATTTCCTTTTATGTTCAAATCGATCGATTGCTATGATAAGGCCCTTCACCCCTGCCTGGCAAAGGTCTTGAAACCGTGGACCATTTGCAAAGTCTTGAAAATACTTATTGATTACAAACAATACTAGCCGGAGATTGTGCTGCACCAAATATGAGAATGATTAAGAACAACGTAATCAACAACTGATCCAATTCTTAACAACAGTTAAGTTGGAGCACATTTACAATGCATTGAAGGAAATTGAAAAAGATGAACGGTTACCTTAATTAGCTTGTTTCTTGCAGCTTTACCAACTCCCAACTGTTTTCTTACTTGCTCTGCGTTCATTTTCGTCGCCTCAGCTATTTCACTATCAGTTGGCTGTCTTCCCAGATTCGTATGCAAATGCTCCTTCACTTCAAGTAGTGTCTGGTATAAATAAACATTTAACTTAGGAGACAAAACTACTACATCTTACCTAATAGAGGCAATGCGCAactttcgaaattcaaaaagtTCAGCTTTATACACTTACCTTCATCGGATGCATCAATTTGAACAACCAAGCGTGCTCTGTAGATGGAAGAACCGGAGGTATCTTCATCTTTTTCCAATCCAAGCTAGCTAAATCAGTTGAAGAAGAATATTCCCTAACAAGCTCATCAATCTTCTCATTTTCGTCTTTAGAATCTTTCTTACTCCTACTTAAAGTTATCGGTGCATCATCCTTGTTCATCCTCAATGCAACCCTTTTATCAAGGCTCAATCGTTTCTTCGTCTTCACGTAGTTCCTAACAATTGGTTTACTAGTTGTTCTACCCTGTTCTTTCCTCTCACCTTTTCCATTCCTTTTCCTCTGCTTGCGTTTTTTAGTTGGGCTATTTACATCTACTGCTTCAGAAGTATCAGTTGCAGGAGGGCTAAGCTTGTAGATATTTTCAAGTTTAGCTGCGGCTTCGTTGTAGTCCAGTTCCAAGGCAGATGAGGAAACCTCATTGTTAGATTTTCCTCGTCTCTTCTTCCCCTTGGGTGTTTCTATGGGCAATGGAAGTCGTTCTTGAGGAGCAAACAAAGCTGTGTCATAGGGTTTATCTTCTTTGAATGCCACAATCAAAGGTCTCTTTTGTACTGTAGATCTATATGTTGGAAATTTTGTGCTCAATCCAAGTGGAGTTCGAGCAGCCGAGCTAGAAGCAGTTACAACTCCCATGCCAAGTCCCGGTCTGAAAGATCAAGTGATTATGAGAGTTTCCTCTCTCTGCACAAACACTGAAAACAGCAAAAATGCACTTAGCAAAAACTTCCTTCTCATTTTTACCACTTAAGCATGAGCATTCATTGTTCTATTTTATGAATAGATAAACTCTCCTTTTCCACATAAAACTGTCATTACACAGCTTTCAAATAGACTTAGTGCAACATATTCACAACAGATTGGCTTCGAAAGAACATTTATCTTACAGCTTCGATTCACAACAGATTGGCTTCGAAAGAACATTTATCTTACAGCTTCGATTCACAACAGATTGGCATTGAAGGAACGTTTGTTTAAATGGAATGTAGTTCCTAAGGATGTGTGTTTTGCAATAGACATTCCAAAGACATTCAGAAATTTTCGATTGTATGGAAACACCGAAAGCTTGGCAACTTATCAATAACAGGTGTGGAAAGTTCCAATGCATCATTAGAAGAGCAGTTTTTCTGCTTGTATGTATGAAGTGTGGTGTGGTGGAGAGTTTGAAACTTCTAAATGTTTCAGCACATTACTATTGATTTGAATCCAATTGTAAAAGGAATAGCTTATAGTGTGAAGATAAAATTGGTATACAAAGAAAAGATAGAAACACAGAACTGTCTAAATTGGAGTGTTTGATTTGATCCTAATTCCAACCTAGATATTCTTGTTTTGTTTGGTTTTTGAGCAATAATCTATGTTGCAGGGAAACTGAAAGGACGCAAAAGGCTATTTCTAAAATATAGTCTTCTAAACATAGCCTGAAAGCTGAAACGCGGAAACACTACCGAAAGTGACACAAACAGTTCATAATTCAGCAGGAGCTCACAAGAATCAACTAAACTAAGTTCATAGTTTCACAATTTCCAACATTATGGATTTCTTAACATATATAATCACGCACAAACCTAATGTAAATATCAGAAAAGCTGTAATACGAATAACAAAAGCTGCAAATCAATATATGTAAACCACCGATCAAAACAAAGAGAAAGTAATTGAAGCATACCTCTAATGATAGAGCAAAATCCAGTAAAGTTTTCCACTCGCAACAAAGAATCTCTCCAGATTTAACTCGCGATTTCTAGAACAAACCGAAGAGCTCAGAGAATCTAAACTGAGGAAGATTACTTAACATTAATAGGAAAATCATAAACAGGTGAATTACGGTGTCCACGAGTTATTTCTCTGATTAATCAACGGTTAGCAATACGAGTTTGGGTAATCAACGGTGAGGGAAATGACATGTACGCTAATCTGATAGTAACCTTTGATAAATATGTGTTGACGTGGCCAGAGGAGAAGCAGAAATAGTTTCTGGAAATGCTTGCGTGGCAATTTTCGAGTGGAGAGAAGATATTTTGAGGGAAGTTATGGATGATGTTTATTACACGTGCGCGGTTTTCTATGGATATCAGCTCCGACGTGTTTGTGTAGGGCCCAATACTCGTGGTGGTGTAAGATGTCCAACGTTTCCCATTTGCAGCCAATTAAATTCTGAAATGCAAAATTTAGTCCAAATTAAAAAACATGGTCCAACTATAATactcaattgaattatttttgttacaaataatatacatatatataatttatactaTGTTAAAtattgtcaatttttttttttttttataaaaatatcatATTTCAATCCATAGAATCATAAAGTATAAATACAGTACGATAAAACTTCTCACCTATACAGGCAATAGTCATATTATACGTTCTCCTCTACTGAAATCCATCTTGAAACTAAGGGCTTGGAATACAATTTCAGTTGGAAATACTGCATTCAACCAAGATAAAATAAGAGTAGTGATATTTCTTCATCAATATCTACATAAAGGTTAGAAGTATCTAATAATAGAATGTACACTCAATTTGAAATCACTATCTAAATGCACATATGATCCAACTTGTAATCGTGGTTCATTTGTGAAGAGCAACATGATGCAaataagataattatttttcacaaagttttaatgatccatttttttcatatattttacttTTGGAATCACTTCTAACCCCAATCGAGTCTTTGCATTCTCAATTCAACAGGAAAGACAATTAAACCAATCCCTCAAACTTCTCACAAATACAGAAACACACCATTTGCAAGATACACAAATACTCAAGTTCAAAAATAATCAATTGATTCAATACCAGAAACAACAATAGAAAACCTTATAACAAATAAGAGCAATTTGCCACTTattgtggaggaataaggacaCCGAAGATATTTGCTACAATAAGCATGGATACCTTTCTAATTATGAGAATCGATCTAAAATTAACGACAAACACACACCTAAAAGGTGAATTATACAACTACTTAAGAAACAAATTCAAGAGAATAGGATAAGTACACCTTCATAGAATCTATGAATGATTCGTTTGTTCTTACTAAAGCATAGTACCATCAGTTAATATTTGTACTACCTAAGTCATCTACATCCAAAAACACAAACACAAGCAGCAATGCTTTTGTGAAAACAGACACATATGAGATTATTCTACGATCTTTTGTCATCTAGATCTACAAGGAAATATTGGATAATAGATACTAGCGCGACAAATCATATCATTTGTGATAAAAGTTATACATATGATTAGAGAATTGCAGTGTTAGCTTACCTAATGGTGATATTGTTTCGCTTCCTTACATTGATAGTGTAATACTAGGGTCTAAATTCACCTTAGATAGAGTCTTCTATGCTCCATAATTTGAGTATAATCTCACATCAATTAGCAAATTGGTTCAGGAAAATCAATTATGTGAGATAATAACAAGATCTTTGTGTCTAATACAGGATCATGCAAATTGGGAGAAGATTCACTTGGCTAGGGAAAAAAGGAGAAATTTATCGCTTAGAACAACCATTACCATACTTTTCAAACTCAATGACCATCACACCTGACAACAATATATGGCATCTCAGAGATGGACACCTAACAACAATATATGGCGAGAATATGGAGCTGTAACACTGTTGATATACTAAGGCAATTATAGGTACTGTTGCGCAATTACCGATGCCGGAGCGGTGGAAGGACTTTATAAGATAAAAACTGATGTGTTAATCTCTCTGTCTGCACACTAGTTGGTGGATTGTAGCATTGATAATTGTGGTTGTTGTGGAGATTGGTTGGAAATTGCTTTTAGGTATATAATGAAAAATGGGATTGCGAAATAGGTGGATTACAAGTTCACAGGGTAAATTTTAGCCACCGATGTGAACTCCTAATCCACTTTTATCGCAATCTCGTTTTTCATTATATACTTAAAAGCAGTTTCCAACCAATCTCCACAACAACTACAATCATCGACGCTACAGTCCACCAACTGTTTTGCAGACAAAGAGATTAATACGTCAGTTTTTATCTTATAAAGTCATTCTACTACTCCAGCAGCAGCAATTGCCCAGCAACACCCATAATTGCGTTGGTCTATTACCGATGTTGCAGCTCCATATTCTAGCCAGTCCATATGATTAGGAATTGGCCACCTCTTTTGTTCCATGTTAAAAGcctaaaaaaatacattttaaattAGATTCATATAAACATTCTGAATTACTATGTGACTAATATTATacattcaaatattttttttctcaccaGACACAACATGCATTATTTGGCAATAcaatttgtaattaatttacagaaaatattccaaaaaagtaaatagagatataataatattaatatagaaaacaattttaaaaatatatactaatataacTAAACTGACTTGTTGAAGTGAAATTACGTGAAACATAACTAGAATTAACAGAAACTAAGTGGAATAGAAACCTCTACCAAACCGAAATTGAAGCAGAAAGGTTAAATCCGATGGTAGGATAACTAGTTTTCTGAAGACAACTTACATCGTAATTGGTTACCGTCTCTTAGGATACAAAAGGTTCCATCGATAAACTCTAAGCGTGTGCAAAGTTATCATCCGAGGCAAAAAGAGGAAGCAAGAGAACAAGAAAATTTTGCTAGAAGAAAGATTTGAGAAGTTTGTGATTTCTTTCTATCGACTGAATTGGACAAAATAATTTGACCCTTATTCATATATAAAGACATTGGAAAAACTGTTATATGTCTTTAATTCGTGTAATTAATCAGTCAATTAAATGCAACAAACTTCAATTGTTACAATTGTTTTCAATTAAATGTTATTAAGCCAACCGTTTAAGCTCAAAAAGTTATTTGAAACCTTTTTTCCCCTACAGTTCTGAATTGTAAAAACCGTCAAATTTTTTGTATatccttaattttattttatttttgttacaaCTGatctatattatttatttagaaCTGTATTTGTCATCAATGACTTTTAATGTACTGTCATATAATTCGATTCTGGAGTTCCATTACATTTTTTCGAAGAAAAGGTTGAAGAATGATTATAACCATACCTATTGTCTAGAAACTACT
The DNA window shown above is from Euphorbia lathyris chromosome 1, ddEupLath1.1, whole genome shotgun sequence and carries:
- the LOC136224203 gene encoding RNA polymerase sigma factor sigE, chloroplastic/mitochondrial isoform X2, whose product is MGVVTASSSAARTPLGLSTKFPTYRSTVQKRPLIVAFKEDKPYDTALFAPQERLPLPIETPKGKKRRGKSNNEVSSSALELDYNEAAAKLENIYKLSPPATDTSEAVDVNSPTKKRKQRKRNGKGERKEQGRTTSKPIVRNYVKTKKRLSLDKRVALRMNKDDAPITLSRSKKDSKDENEKIDELVREYSSSTDLASLDWKKMKIPPVLPSTEHAWLFKLMHPMKTLLEVKEHLHTNLGRQPTDSEIAEATKMNAEQVRKQLGVGKAARNKLIKHNLRLVLFVINKYFQDFANGPRFQDLCQAGVKGLIIAIDRFEHKRKFRLSTYSLFWIRHAIVRSMTLSSFTRVPFGLESVRVDIQKAKIELLIENQRQPTDEEVIERVGISPERYREVTRASRPVYSLHSRHPVTQEEFIDGITDTDGGDNRRQPALLRLALDDVLDSLKPKESLVIRQRYGLDGKGDRTLGEIAGNLNISREMVRKYEVKALMKLKHPARMDYLRRYVV
- the LOC136224203 gene encoding RNA polymerase sigma factor sigE, chloroplastic/mitochondrial isoform X1 — translated: MGVVTASSSAARTPLGLSTKFPTYRSTVQKRPLIVAFKEDKPYDTALFAPQERLPLPIETPKGKKRRGKSNNEVSSSALELDYNEAAAKLENIYKLSPPATDTSEAVDVNSPTKKRKQRKRNGKGERKEQGRTTSKPIVRNYVKTKKRLSLDKRVALRMNKDDAPITLSRSKKDSKDENEKIDELVREYSSSTDLASLDWKKMKIPPVLPSTEHAWLFKLMHPMKTLLEVKEHLHTNLGRQPTDSEIAEATKMNAEQVRKQLGVGKAARNKLIKHNLRLVLFVINKYFQDFANGPRFQDLCQAGVKGLIIAIDRFEHKRKFRLSTYSLFWIRHAIVRSMTLSSFTRVPFGLESFSSLQVRVDIQKAKIELLIENQRQPTDEEVIERVGISPERYREVTRASRPVYSLHSRHPVTQEEFIDGITDTDGGDNRRQPALLRLALDDVLDSLKPKESLVIRQRYGLDGKGDRTLGEIAGNLNISREMVRKYEVKALMKLKHPARMDYLRRYVV